In Anaerolineae bacterium, the DNA window AAGCATGCTTCCCTGGCCCGAGAGGATATAAAGGGAACCTTTGAAGGGATAGGAGCCATTGTGGATATGAGAGAAGGAAGGCTGGTGATTGTGGAGGTGATAGAAGGGCAACCTGCGGAGAAGGCCGGCCTCAAAAGCGGGGATATAATCCTCAAGGTGGACGATAAACCCATTGAGAACATGAGCCTCCTGGAAGCAGTGCTCCTGATCCGGGGCCCAAAGGGTACCCCGGTTAAGCTTACCGTTCACCGGGAAGGACTTGAGGAGCCCTTTGAAGTAACGATAATCCGCCAGCGGATTGAAATACCCACGCTCTCTTATAAAATGCTGGAAGGGGGCATAGCATACATAAAATTAAGAGAATTCAACGAAATTGCCCCCCGGAAGCTCAAGGAAGCTTTGAAGGAGCTCATGCCCAAGAATCCCAGAGGGATAATCCTTGACCTGAGGGGTAACCCTGGGGGACTTCTTTCGGCAGCGGTGGAGGTAGCAAGCCAGTTTGTGGACCAGAGTCCAATCCTCATTGAAAGATTGAAGAGCGGTGAACAGAAGCTTTTCAAACCTGTGCGCGGTGGCCTCGCTACTGATCCGAGAATCCCTATGGTGGTTTTAATCAATGGGGCCAGCGCCAGTGCTTCGGAAATCGTTGCCGGAGCTATAAGGGACCACAAGAGAGGGATTCTTATAGGTGAAAAAACTCTGGGGAAGGGATCAGTCCAGCAGCCTTTTACCCTCAAGGATGGCTCTGAACTCCGGGTTACTATTGCCCGTTGGTTCACACCTTCGGGCCAAGCCATCCATGGAGAGGGGCTAATTCCCGACATAGAAGTTAAGGCTGGCGAGGAAGGCCAGGACCCTCAGCTGGAAAAAGCGGTGGAGTATCTGCTCACATTGAGAAGGTGAAAGGATGAGCGTGAAAGTTGTGGCCAGTAACCCTAAAGCTTTTCACGATTATTTCATTGAAGACCGATATGAGGCGGGTATTGTCCTTACAGGCTCCGAGATAAAGTCGGTGAGGGAGGGGAGGGTAAACCTGCGGGATAGTTTCGTCCTGATAAAAGACGGAGAAGCCTGGCTTATGGACGCCCATATAGCTCCCTATAAACAGGCAGGGCGTGAAAACCACGATCCCCGTCGCCCCCGCAAGCTCCTCCTCCACCGTTACCAGATAAATCGCCTCATGGGCAAAGTCAGGGAAAAAGGCTACACTATAGTCCCTCTCCAGATGTACATTAAGGGAAGATGGGCTAAAGTGGAAATAGCCTTAGCCAAAGGCAAGAAGCTTTACGATAAGCGCCGAGCCATAGCCGAAAGGGAGGCTGAAAGGAAAATCCGCCGTGCTCTCCGAGGGCTTGATGACTACTGAACTTGCCTTTCCTTAAAATACTGCTGCCCATTCTGGGCCGAGTAGCCACAATAAATAGTTGTCCGTAGCTTTGATGTAGCCTATAAATCGTTTGTTTCTCCCTCTTTTTCCTGAAAACTGGCCTTGCACCTCGCCCCTTGAGAGATATAATTGGGGAAGGGGGTATGAAGGATGGCTTTTGTGCATCTCCATGTCCACAGTGAATACTCTCTTCTGGACGGTCTTCCTCATATTGATGAGCTTCTGGAGGCGGCCCGGAAGATGGGCATGCCCGCTCTGGCTCTTACCGATCACGGCGTCATGTATGGAGCCGTGGAATTCTACCTCAAGGCCAGGGAAAAGGGGGTGAAGCCTATAATAGGGTGCGAAATGTATATCGCCCCCAGGAGGATGCAGGATAAAGACCCCAAGCTGGATAAATTCCAGTTCCACCTTGTCCTTCTAGCCATGAACGATACCGGTTACCGGAACCTGATCAGGATAACCACCGCAGCGCAGCTGGAAGGCTTCTACTATAAGCCCAGAATTGATAAAGAATTCCTGGCCGCCCACTCCGAAGGCCTTATCGCCCTCACCGCCTGCGAATCTGGAGAAATTCCCAAATTGATCCTGGAAGGGAAAAAGGAAGAAGCCTACAGGGCTGCAGCCTGGTTCAGAGAAGTCTTCGGTCCCGAAAGGTTCTTCCTGGAACTCCAGGACCACGAACCCGAAGAATACCGGCTCGTAAACCGGGAACTTGTGGCCATGGGAAAGAAACTCGGGATACCAGTCGTGGCCACCAACGATGTCCATTACATCCACCCGGAAGATGCCCCCTATCAGGACATCCTCCTCTGCCTTCAGACAGGCTCTATCATAACCGATCCCAACAGATTGAGGATGGACGGCCTCACCTATTATATGCGTTCCCCTGAAGAAATGGCTTCCCTCTTTTCCGAAGTCCCCGAAGCCATCAAAAACACCCTCCTCATAGCCGAAATGTGCGAGTTGGACCTGGGACCGAAAACGTTCCATATCCCCCATTTCCCCGTCCCCGATGGATTTACCCCCGATTCCTACCTTGAAGCTCTGGCCCTGGAAGGCCTCAGGAAACGCTACGGGACCATAACCCCGGAAATTGAAGCCCGCTTCCGCCACGAGCTTGAGGTGATTAAAAGCTTGGGCTTTTCCGGATATTTCCTCATAGTGCAAGATATAGTCCGCTTCGCCCGGGAGAGGGGAATCCTGGTAGGGCCAGGACGAGGCTCAGCAGCAGCCAGCATCGTCTCCTATGCTCTTGGGATAACGGAGCTTGACCCTCTGCGGTATGACCTGATCTTTGAACGCTTCCTCAACCCGGGAAGGGTCTCCATGCCTGATATTGATATAGATTTCCAGGATGACCGCCGCGACGAGGTTATAGAATACGTGGTCCGGAAGTATGGCCAGGACAGGGTGGCTCAGATAATAACCTTCGGGACCATGGGCGCCAGAGCTGCCATAAGGGATGTGGGGAGAGCTTTGGACATGCCTCCTGGCGAAGTGGATATGGTGGCAAGGCTTGTGCCTCCAGGGCCCAGGGTCACCATAGATTACGCTCTGGAAGTTTCCCCCAAACTCCAGAAGCTCTACGAAGAAAGCGATTACATCCGCAAGCTCATTGACACCGCCCGCCGCCTTGAGGGGGTAGCAAGGCACGCTTCCACCCACGCTGCCGGCGTCGTGGTGGCCGACGCTCCCCTCACCCATTACGTTCCGCTGCACCGCCCCACCAGGGGAGAGGAAGGGAGTGGAATCGTCACCCAGTACCCGATGGAGATCCTGGAAGAGCTGGGCCTGCTCAAGATCGACCTTCTGGGGCTATCCACCCTCACTCTTATCAGGAAGACTTTGGATCTCATCCGGGAAAGGCGAGGGATAGACCTCAAACCTCAAGATATACCCCTCGATGACCCTGAAATCTACAGGCTTCTCTCTTCGGGAGAAGTCACTGGAGTATTTCAGGTGGAATCGGCGGGGATGAGAAGGACTCTAATGAAACTGCAGCCCACTGTTTTTGAGGACGTGATAGCCGTTCTGGCCCTGTACCGCCCCGGCCCGATGCACTACATTGACCTTTACATAGACCGCAAACACGGCCGGAAGGAGGTGGAATACCGGCATCCAGCGCTGGAACCAATCCTGAAAGAAACCTATGGAATCATGATCTATCAGGAGCAAGTTATCCGCACTGCTATGGACCTGGCTGGCTATTCAGCTTCGGAAGCGGACCTGATGCGTCGGGCGGTGGGCAAGAAGAAAGAGGAGGAGCTCAAGGCCCACCGAAACCGCTTCGTGGAGGGAGCGATCCAGAGGGGAATAGCCCCTGAGGTGGCTCATGAAATCTTTGATGATATTGAATTCTTTGCCGACTACGGTTTCAACAAAGCCCACGCTGCGGCTTATGCCGTTCTGACCTGTCAGACAGCTTACCTTAAAGCGCACTATCCCCTGGAATTCATGGCTGCGCTTCTCACAATAGAGCGCCACAACACCGACAAGCTTCCGCTTCTCATCGCTGAATGCCGCCGGATGGGGATAGAGATTCTGCCTCCGGATATAAACCGCTCGTCCACAGGCTTTACCATTGAGGGGAACGGCATTCGCTTCGGGCTTGAAGGGGTGAAGAATGTAGGGGCGGCGTCGGTAGAAGCGATCCTGAGGGCCAGGGAAAAGGGAGGGCCCTTCAGGAGCCTGGAGGATTTCTGCTTCCGGGTGGACCTGAGGGATGTTGGTAAGAGAGCGCTGGAGTGCCTCATAAAAGTTGGGGCCTTTGATTCCTTTGGAGAAAGGGCTTCCCTTCTGGCAGCGATGGAAAAAATGGTGGCCCTGAGCACTGAGGCCCACAAAGCCAGGGGGATGGGTCAGCTTGTGCTTTCCCTCCCCATTTCTATCAAACTTCCGAAAGTAAAGCCCGCCTCCAGAAAGGACATACTGAGCTGGGAGAAAGAACTGGTGGGTGCTTATATTTCGGAGCACCCCATATCTCAGGTCCTCCGTTCTCTTCCTGGCCATATAGTGACCCATTACCTTGGGGAGATAAACGAGGAGCTGGAGGGGCAGAAAGTTTCCGTCCTTGGTCTTGTCACTTCAATAAGGGAAATAACTTCCTCTAAAGGCAAACCCATGGCTTTTGCCCAGATTGAAGACCTGCAGAGCAGCATCGAAGTGGTAATAAGGCCTCAGGTGTGGGAAAAGACAGCCCCTCTGTGGGAGGAAGGGCGAATTCTCCTTGTAAAGGGTAAGGTGGAGACAAGGGAGGGCAAACCATCCATCATTTGTGAAGATGCCCAGAACCATGTAACGCTGATAAAGCCAGTTGAGCCCCCAAGGCACCTCCACGTGACCATTAGGCGCACAGGCAATCCGGAGGCTGATTCTGCGCTTCTGGAAAGAATTTACCATCTCCTTACCCGCTACCAGGGCAAGGACAGGTTCACCATCTATCTGGAAGATTACGTCCTGGAATTTCCCGAAGCCCAGACCCGTTACTGTTCGGAGTTGGAGGAAGAACTTTTCTCCATCCTCGGCCCTGGTGCAGTGAGGGTAGAGATTACCAATCCGTAAACTGACTAATACAAGTTTTTCCTGGGGCGGAGGTTTTACGGGATATCTGGCCTTTAGTGTTTCCCGAATGCGTTCCCGGCCTCCTTGATTCCAAGGCAATAGACAACGCCACTGGTGGGAGAAATTTGTAGAAGGCTGGGTTCTTTAATAGTGAGACTTAACCCAAAGGTTTGCAGTTCGCTCCAGAGGTTAGCACCCTTATAGGTTAAAGCCTGGTCTTCGGAGGGGAATTCTTTCAATTGCTGGCCCTTAGTTGGTGTGTCCTGCACAGCTTTCCATCCCGGAGCGGAGACAAACCCAAAAGGCCCTCGCTTTTTCCCACCCTGAGCTGGCAAGGAAGGAAAAGGCTAAAAAACCTTTAGTTCTCTACCGATGCTAGAGCGTCTATAACCCCGGGTTATCGTAACAGTAAAGCTTGCCTGGATTTTCCTATGTCCTTCTATTTAAGGGTGGGCTTGAGGCCATAGGAAAGCAGGCAATTGTCATTACATCGTCCGGCAAGCCCCGGAGGTGTTCATAGTGCATTGATAAAAATAAAACGGGGCCGACGGGCCTCGAACCCGCGACCTCCGGCTTGACAGGCCGGTATTCTAACCAGCTGAACTACGGCCCCAAAACTGCGGGGGTGGGACTCGAACCCACAACCAGACGGTTAACAGCCGCCCGCTCTCCCCGTTGAGCTACCCCGCATCCTATGGCGCATAGGGGACTCGAACCCCTACTACGGGCTTGAAAGGCCCGTGTCCTAACCCTTAGACGAATGCGCCTCTAATTGCCGAGGGTCGGAGTCGAACCGACGACCCTGCGGTTTTCAGCCGCATGCTCTACCACCTGAGCTACCTCGGCCCAGAGCGGGCGATGGGATTCGAACCCACGACCTCTTCCTTGGCAAGGAAGCGTTCTACCGCTGAACTACGCCCGCACTTTCTATTTATGGACCCGGCCGGATTCGAACCGGCGCTCTCCTCGGTGCAAACGAGGTGCCTTCCCACTTGGCCACGGGCCCCCCTTTTTAAAGAACGGGGAGGCAGGGATTCGAACCCTGGAAGGAGCTTTTTAGGCCCCTTAACCGCTTAGCAGGCGGCCCCGTTAGACCTCTCCGGCACCTCCCCTTTTAACGTGCCACTGGGGGACGAGGATTCGAACCTCGACTGGCGGATCCAGAGTCCGCTGTCCTGCCGATTAGACGATCCCCCAATTTTCGGTATATATTTTATCACTGCCTTCTTTTCCTGTCAAGCACCGGCCATTGTCAAGCCCTGGCTTTTATTGTATAATCCCAAAAGGGGCGAAAATGGGCCGAGTTTTTGTAGCTTTAGACCTTGAAACCACAGGGTTTGACCCAGAAAGAGATGCTATCATTGAAATAGGCGCCGTTAAATTCCGCGGCGATAAAGTCCTTGGCACCTTTTCTTCCCTCGTAAATCCTGGTCGCCCAGTTCCCTTTAAAGTCCTGCACCTTACAGGCATAACCCAGGCCGAGCTGGATAAAGCCTCCCCCCTTCGTTCCCTCCTCCGTCCTCTGGAAGAATTTGTGGGGGAAAGCATAATTGTAGGCCACAGCATTGATGTAGACCTGGCATTCCTCAGGCGGTGGGGTCTTTTTATCTTCCATCAGGCTCTGGACACCTTTGAACTGAGTTCAATTTTTGTTCCCTACGCTGCCCGTTACAGTCTCGTGAAATTAGCCGAAACCCTCGGAATAAAGGTCATAACTCACCACAGAGCTTTAGATGATGCCATTACTTCCATGCGCCTCTTCAATGCCCTCCTAGATAAAGCCCTTGAACTTCCAGCCGAAACCCTGGAGGAAATTATAAACCTTGCAAAAAAGGCACGCTGGCCTATTGAGGCCTTCTTTCAAGAGGCCCTGGAGAGAAAACGGCGCCTCCCTTCTGCTCCGAGCCTGGCCCAGCAACTTAAAGCAAAAGGCCTGCTGGGGGAAACCCCCCTTACCTTACTCCTCAGGGAGGAAACTCCACCCCTCAAACCCGAAGCAGAAAGGAAACCCGTTGACCCCAATTTGATGGGAAGCCTCCTGGAGGAAGGAGGGCTATTTGCCAGGCGCTTTCCTGGTTACGAATACCGCCCACAGCAGGTGGAAATGACCAAAGCCGTGGCCAGAGCTTTGAACGAAAGCCACCACCTTCTGGTTGAAGCTGGCACAGGGGTGGGAAAGTCTGTGGCCTATCTCCTGCCCGCCATTTACTTTTCAGTCCAGAACGGCGAAAGAGTAGTGGTCTCCACCAACACGATAAACCTCCAGGACCAGCTCTACCGGAAAGATTTACCAGACCTCAAAAGAATTTTGCCCTTTGACTTTAAAGTGGCAATTCTGAAAGGACGCTCCAATTACCTGTGTATGCGAAAGCTTTCCATAATGCGTAATAGGGTGGAAATGCGCCCCGACGAAGCCAGGCTTCTGGCCAAAGTCCTGGTCTGGCTTCAAAGCACTTTATCAGGGGATGTAGCCGAGCTCTTTATCCCTGCAGTTGGGGAAAAGGCTGCCTGGGAGGAAATAGCCTCTGATCCCGAATCATGCCTGGGAGAGCGTTGCCCCTACCATCGGGACAAACGATGCTTTTTCTATGCAGCCCGAGATAGTGCCGAAAAAGCCCACATAGTGCTCATAAACCACGCCCTGCTCCTCTCTGACATAGCCCTGGAACATAAGGTCCTGCCCGATTATCGCTTCCTGATAATAGACGAAGCCCACCATTTAGAGGATGCGGCCACAAAGCAATTGGGCTTTTCAATAGATCAGGTGGGGATTGAAGGGCTTCTCACATGGCTTGGGCGCGACGAAAAAAGCGGAGACCTCCTGGGCCAGCTTCTAAGCAAAATAAGCCCCCTCGTATCCCGAACCTTCCGACCCCAGCTTGAAGAATTTATCCAGGCCAAAAGGAGAGAGATCAAACTTCTGCAGGAACACATCTTTTCACTTTTCTCCATATTGAAGGAATTCTTTACCCTTAGAAAGGATGAAGCGGGCGATTCCGAATACGATTATAAAATTAGGATTACCAGAGCCATAAGGACTCAGCCTGATTGGGCCAGAGTGGAAATAGCCTGGGAATCGGTGAATCGATCCCTTTCCAGGCTTATAGATGGGCTTTCACGCTTCCTCAGAGACCTTCAGAGTCTATCAGAAATGGCCGAAGATTATTACCTTGAAAGCTTACTTCAAGAACTCGGGGGAACCTTATCCCGCCTTTTGGAGTGGCAGGCGAGAGCACACACTATCCTCGTGGCCCCATCCGAGCAGGGAATATACTGGGCCCACCTGAACCCTTCCGGCGGATACATCTCCCTAAATGCAGCCCCCCTCCATGTAGCTCCGGTGTTGGAAAAAAGCATCTTTAGCTCCAAGGAAAGCGTGATCCTGACCTCCGCTACCCTAAGGGTGGGAGAATCCTTTGAATACATACGGGAACGCCTGGGGATAACCGAGGCAGAGGAGCTGGCTCTGGGTTCCCCCTTTGATTATCGCTCCTCAGCCCTTCTTTATTTACCCTCTGATATCCCTGAGCCCGATACCCCTAACTACCAAAGGATGGTAGAAGAGGCCATCCTTAAGCTCGCCAAAGCTTTGGAGGGTAAAACCCTTGTGCTCTTCACTTCTTACCGCCAGCTCCAGCGGACGGCCAAAGCCATAACCCCTGCCTTAGCCGAAGAAGGGATCCTGGTCCTAGAACAGGGCGAGACCGCTTCTCGCACCCAGCTTCTTGAAACCTTCCGCACAGCCGAGAAGGCTGTGCTCATGGGCACAAGGAGCTTCTGGGAGGGAATCGACGTGATGGGAGAAACTCTCAGCTGTGTAATTATACCAAGGTTGCCCTTTTCAGTGCCCACGGACCCCATCTTTTCCGCGCGAAGCGAAACTTATGAGGACCCCTTCCACCAGTATGCCCTTCCTGAAAGCATTTTAAGACTCCGTCAGGGCTTTGGCCGCCTCATAAGGAGCAGGACCGACCGGGGCATCGTTGTCATACTGGATAAGCGCATCCAAACAAGACAGTATGGTAAACTTTTCCTCCAATCTCTACCCCCCTGCACCGTGATGAAAGGCCCTCTTGAATTTCTGCCCTATGAGGCTTTGAAGTGGATGAACAAGTTAACAGGACCAGAACTTACCACGGGAAAATAAAGATGGCTACTCAGGTCACCCGCCTGAAGATCGCCCATCAGTGCTCAACCAGTTGAGCCGGGTTTATATAACAAGATAAAACTTCAAGGAGGGAGGCCAAATGGGAATGAGAGAGCTAATAGAGGACCTCAGGAAGAAAAGAGAAGAAGCTCGGCTCGGAGGGGGATTAAAAGCTATAGAATCCCAGCACTCCAAGGGCAAACTTACCGCGAGGGAGAGGCTGGAGAAACTGCTGGATGAGGGTTCTTTCAAAGAGATAGACGTTTTTGTCACCCACAGGGCCACCGAGTTCGGAATGGCCGAAAGGAAATACCTGGGAGATGGAGTGGTAACAGGGTGGGGTACTATCAACGGAAGGCAGGTTTTTGTCTTCGCTCAGGATTTTACAGTTTTCGGGGGTAGCCTGGGGGAGGCCCACGCCGCTAAAATCTGTAAAGTAATGGACATGGCCATGAAGATGGGGACGCCCATAATTGGCATCAATGATTCCGGAGGAGCCCGCATTCAGGAGGGTGTCATGAGCCTGGCTGGCTACGCCGAAATCTTCCTGCGCAACACCCTCGCCTCAGGCCTCATCCCCCAGATATCGGCCATTATGGGGCCATGTGCGGGTGGGGCTGTTTACTCTCCAGCTCTAACCGATTTCATCATTATGGTGAGAGGTATTAGCCACATGTTCATAACCGGCCCTCAGGTTATAAAAGCCGTTACCCGGGAGGATGTGACTTTTGAAGAACTGGGCGGCGCCGATGTCCACGCCACTAAAAGCGGGGTTGCCCACTTTGTAGCCGAAAATGAAGACCACTGCTTCCAGCTTATAAGAAGCCTCCTGAGTTACATACCCCAAAACAACATGGAAGACCCCCCCTTTGTCCCTACCGACGACGATCCCTATCGCCAGGATCCGGAACTGGATGAAATAGTTCCCGAAAGCCCTACTAAGCCTTATGATATCAAAGAGGTTATAAAAAGGGTTGTGGACAAGGGCGAGTTCCTGGAGGTCCACGCCGCTTACGCCCCCAACATTGTAGTAGGATTTGCCAGGCTTGGGGGATACAGCGTTGGGATAGTGGCGAACCAGCCCAAGGTTCTGGCTGGGGCCATTGATATAGATGCCTCTGTAAAGGCAGCACGCTTTGTCCGTTTTTGCGATGCCTTCAACATACCCCTTGTAGTTTTTGAAGACGTGCCAGGCTATCTCCCGGGCGTTGCCCAGGAGCATGGAGGCATAATCCGCCATGGAGCCAAGCTCCTTTACGCCTTCTGCGAAGCCACTGTCCCCCGCATCACGGTTATAACCCGTAAGGCCTACGGAGGTGCTTACTGCGTAATGAATTCCCGCCACATAAGGGGGGATCTCGTCCTGGCCTGGCCTACGGCTGAAATAGCCGTTATGGGCCCTGAAGGTGCTGTAAACATCGTCTTCCGCAAAGA includes these proteins:
- a CDS encoding exonuclease domain-containing protein, with the translated sequence MGRVFVALDLETTGFDPERDAIIEIGAVKFRGDKVLGTFSSLVNPGRPVPFKVLHLTGITQAELDKASPLRSLLRPLEEFVGESIIVGHSIDVDLAFLRRWGLFIFHQALDTFELSSIFVPYAARYSLVKLAETLGIKVITHHRALDDAITSMRLFNALLDKALELPAETLEEIINLAKKARWPIEAFFQEALERKRRLPSAPSLAQQLKAKGLLGETPLTLLLREETPPLKPEAERKPVDPNLMGSLLEEGGLFARRFPGYEYRPQQVEMTKAVARALNESHHLLVEAGTGVGKSVAYLLPAIYFSVQNGERVVVSTNTINLQDQLYRKDLPDLKRILPFDFKVAILKGRSNYLCMRKLSIMRNRVEMRPDEARLLAKVLVWLQSTLSGDVAELFIPAVGEKAAWEEIASDPESCLGERCPYHRDKRCFFYAARDSAEKAHIVLINHALLLSDIALEHKVLPDYRFLIIDEAHHLEDAATKQLGFSIDQVGIEGLLTWLGRDEKSGDLLGQLLSKISPLVSRTFRPQLEEFIQAKRREIKLLQEHIFSLFSILKEFFTLRKDEAGDSEYDYKIRITRAIRTQPDWARVEIAWESVNRSLSRLIDGLSRFLRDLQSLSEMAEDYYLESLLQELGGTLSRLLEWQARAHTILVAPSEQGIYWAHLNPSGGYISLNAAPLHVAPVLEKSIFSSKESVILTSATLRVGESFEYIRERLGITEAEELALGSPFDYRSSALLYLPSDIPEPDTPNYQRMVEEAILKLAKALEGKTLVLFTSYRQLQRTAKAITPALAEEGILVLEQGETASRTQLLETFRTAEKAVLMGTRSFWEGIDVMGETLSCVIIPRLPFSVPTDPIFSARSETYEDPFHQYALPESILRLRQGFGRLIRSRTDRGIVVILDKRIQTRQYGKLFLQSLPPCTVMKGPLEFLPYEALKWMNKLTGPELTTGK
- a CDS encoding S41 family peptidase is translated as MKFLRILMVAFLSALAVTASFLTGMGIGMYQVSAPAVTPAVAPAREGEKFDFSVFWEAWEILEKEFYGEVPSPQERMYSAIKGVILSLGDPYTSFLDPKHASLAREDIKGTFEGIGAIVDMREGRLVIVEVIEGQPAEKAGLKSGDIILKVDDKPIENMSLLEAVLLIRGPKGTPVKLTVHREGLEEPFEVTIIRQRIEIPTLSYKMLEGGIAYIKLREFNEIAPRKLKEALKELMPKNPRGIILDLRGNPGGLLSAAVEVASQFVDQSPILIERLKSGEQKLFKPVRGGLATDPRIPMVVLINGASASASEIVAGAIRDHKRGILIGEKTLGKGSVQQPFTLKDGSELRVTIARWFTPSGQAIHGEGLIPDIEVKAGEEGQDPQLEKAVEYLLTLRR
- a CDS encoding acyl-CoA carboxylase subunit beta — protein: MRELIEDLRKKREEARLGGGLKAIESQHSKGKLTARERLEKLLDEGSFKEIDVFVTHRATEFGMAERKYLGDGVVTGWGTINGRQVFVFAQDFTVFGGSLGEAHAAKICKVMDMAMKMGTPIIGINDSGGARIQEGVMSLAGYAEIFLRNTLASGLIPQISAIMGPCAGGAVYSPALTDFIIMVRGISHMFITGPQVIKAVTREDVTFEELGGADVHATKSGVAHFVAENEDHCFQLIRSLLSYIPQNNMEDPPFVPTDDDPYRQDPELDEIVPESPTKPYDIKEVIKRVVDKGEFLEVHAAYAPNIVVGFARLGGYSVGIVANQPKVLAGAIDIDASVKAARFVRFCDAFNIPLVVFEDVPGYLPGVAQEHGGIIRHGAKLLYAFCEATVPRITVITRKAYGGAYCVMNSRHIRGDLVLAWPTAEIAVMGPEGAVNIVFRKELEQAPDPEAMREKLIEEYRAKFANPYVAASQGFIDDVIEPHETRPRLIEALKALQNKRDSNPPKKHGNIPL
- the smpB gene encoding SsrA-binding protein SmpB, whose amino-acid sequence is MSVKVVASNPKAFHDYFIEDRYEAGIVLTGSEIKSVREGRVNLRDSFVLIKDGEAWLMDAHIAPYKQAGRENHDPRRPRKLLLHRYQINRLMGKVREKGYTIVPLQMYIKGRWAKVEIALAKGKKLYDKRRAIAEREAERKIRRALRGLDDY
- a CDS encoding DNA polymerase III subunit alpha, which encodes MAFVHLHVHSEYSLLDGLPHIDELLEAARKMGMPALALTDHGVMYGAVEFYLKAREKGVKPIIGCEMYIAPRRMQDKDPKLDKFQFHLVLLAMNDTGYRNLIRITTAAQLEGFYYKPRIDKEFLAAHSEGLIALTACESGEIPKLILEGKKEEAYRAAAWFREVFGPERFFLELQDHEPEEYRLVNRELVAMGKKLGIPVVATNDVHYIHPEDAPYQDILLCLQTGSIITDPNRLRMDGLTYYMRSPEEMASLFSEVPEAIKNTLLIAEMCELDLGPKTFHIPHFPVPDGFTPDSYLEALALEGLRKRYGTITPEIEARFRHELEVIKSLGFSGYFLIVQDIVRFARERGILVGPGRGSAAASIVSYALGITELDPLRYDLIFERFLNPGRVSMPDIDIDFQDDRRDEVIEYVVRKYGQDRVAQIITFGTMGARAAIRDVGRALDMPPGEVDMVARLVPPGPRVTIDYALEVSPKLQKLYEESDYIRKLIDTARRLEGVARHASTHAAGVVVADAPLTHYVPLHRPTRGEEGSGIVTQYPMEILEELGLLKIDLLGLSTLTLIRKTLDLIRERRGIDLKPQDIPLDDPEIYRLLSSGEVTGVFQVESAGMRRTLMKLQPTVFEDVIAVLALYRPGPMHYIDLYIDRKHGRKEVEYRHPALEPILKETYGIMIYQEQVIRTAMDLAGYSASEADLMRRAVGKKKEEELKAHRNRFVEGAIQRGIAPEVAHEIFDDIEFFADYGFNKAHAAAYAVLTCQTAYLKAHYPLEFMAALLTIERHNTDKLPLLIAECRRMGIEILPPDINRSSTGFTIEGNGIRFGLEGVKNVGAASVEAILRAREKGGPFRSLEDFCFRVDLRDVGKRALECLIKVGAFDSFGERASLLAAMEKMVALSTEAHKARGMGQLVLSLPISIKLPKVKPASRKDILSWEKELVGAYISEHPISQVLRSLPGHIVTHYLGEINEELEGQKVSVLGLVTSIREITSSKGKPMAFAQIEDLQSSIEVVIRPQVWEKTAPLWEEGRILLVKGKVETREGKPSIICEDAQNHVTLIKPVEPPRHLHVTIRRTGNPEADSALLERIYHLLTRYQGKDRFTIYLEDYVLEFPEAQTRYCSELEEELFSILGPGAVRVEITNP